One segment of Desulfonauticus submarinus DNA contains the following:
- a CDS encoding phenylacetate--CoA ligase family protein has translation MLYDVERETMPRDELESLQLKRLKYLVEKVYHNVPFYKKRFDELDLKPEHIKTLSDLKYLPFTEKQDLRNNYPFGLFAVPKENVVRVHASSGTTGKATVVGYTKRDISIWANLMARSFVATGVTRRDIVHNAYGYGLFTGGLGMHYGAETLGATIVPISGGGTKRQVMLMKDFGSTVLCCTPSYSLYLYETALAQGIDIDSLKLRIGIFGAEPWTEKMRLEIEKKFKIKALDIYGLSEILGPGVAIECETEQHGLHIWEDHFLIEIINPETGEQLPLGETGELVITTLTKEAQPLIRYRTRDITSIIPIPCKCGRTHYRIERLKGRSDDMLIIRGVNVFPSQIESILLETEGLTPHYQIIVKREGALDVLEIQVEVDEKIFSDEIKHLQRLERKLIQTIKEFLGVSTRVKLVEPQSITRSEGKAKRVIDLRKQS, from the coding sequence ATGTTATATGATGTAGAGCGTGAAACCATGCCAAGAGATGAACTCGAATCTTTGCAACTTAAAAGATTAAAGTATTTGGTGGAAAAAGTTTATCACAACGTTCCTTTTTACAAAAAACGCTTTGATGAACTAGATCTAAAACCCGAGCACATTAAAACCTTATCAGATTTAAAATACTTACCTTTTACGGAAAAACAAGATTTAAGAAATAACTATCCTTTTGGACTTTTTGCAGTGCCCAAAGAAAATGTAGTAAGAGTGCATGCATCTTCAGGAACCACTGGTAAAGCTACTGTAGTTGGATATACTAAAAGAGATATATCCATTTGGGCGAATCTTATGGCCAGATCATTTGTTGCCACAGGTGTAACAAGGCGAGACATTGTTCACAATGCCTATGGATATGGATTATTTACTGGTGGCCTTGGAATGCATTATGGAGCAGAAACTTTAGGCGCTACGATTGTTCCTATTTCTGGAGGAGGAACAAAACGCCAAGTTATGTTAATGAAAGATTTTGGTTCTACTGTACTTTGCTGTACTCCTTCTTATAGTCTATATTTATATGAAACAGCTCTAGCTCAAGGTATTGATATAGATAGTTTAAAATTAAGAATAGGCATTTTTGGAGCAGAACCATGGACAGAAAAAATGCGCTTAGAAATAGAAAAAAAGTTTAAAATTAAAGCATTAGATATTTATGGTCTTTCTGAAATTCTAGGCCCTGGTGTAGCTATTGAATGTGAAACAGAACAACATGGTCTACATATATGGGAAGACCATTTCCTCATCGAAATTATAAACCCTGAAACAGGAGAACAACTTCCTTTAGGAGAAACAGGTGAGCTAGTAATAACCACTCTAACTAAAGAAGCTCAGCCCTTAATTAGATATAGAACCAGAGACATTACTTCTATCATTCCTATCCCATGTAAATGTGGTCGAACACATTATCGTATAGAACGATTAAAAGGACGTAGTGATGATATGCTAATTATCCGAGGAGTAAACGTGTTCCCATCTCAAATAGAAAGTATCTTATTAGAGACTGAGGGATTAACCCCTCATTATCAAATCATTGTAAAACGAGAGGGAGCTTTAGATGTTTTAGAAATTCAAGTAGAAGTAGATGAAAAAATATTTTCAGATGAAATAAAACACTTACAAAGATTAGAAAGGAAATTAATTCAAACTATTAAAGAATTTTTAGGTGTAAGTACAAGAGTAAAATTGGTCGAGCCTCAATCTATTACTCGCTCAGAAGGTAAGGCAAAACGAGTCATAGACTTACGTAAACAATCTTAG
- a CDS encoding ACT domain-containing protein, producing MKVEQISVFLENRAGRLEEVTKILAEAKINIRALSLADTSDFGILRLIVTDNNKAKQVLKENGFTVGKTNVVAVEVDDRPGGLYNILSILSKNKVNVEYMYAFVQQSGKNAVLIFRFDRTDDAIKILSENNIKIIPGKELYNI from the coding sequence ATGAAAGTAGAACAAATTTCTGTATTTTTAGAAAACAGAGCTGGTAGATTAGAAGAAGTAACCAAAATATTAGCTGAGGCGAAAATAAATATAAGAGCTTTATCTCTAGCAGATACTTCTGACTTTGGCATCTTAAGACTAATAGTAACAGACAACAATAAAGCTAAACAGGTATTAAAAGAAAATGGGTTTACTGTAGGAAAAACTAATGTAGTAGCTGTAGAAGTAGATGACAGACCAGGAGGATTATATAATATTTTATCTATTTTAAGTAAAAATAAAGTAAATGTTGAATATATGTATGCCTTTGTTCAACAAAGTGGTAAAAATGCTGTCTTGATTTTTAGATTTGATAGAACAGATGATGCAATCAAAATACTAAGTGAAAATAATATTAAGATTATACCAGGAAAGGAATTATACAATATATAA
- the uvrC gene encoding excinuclease ABC subunit UvrC, which translates to MNKLTCNVPKEPGVYLMKDENDRIIYVGKAKNLYKRISSYFRSQNDLKVKKMVSKVKNIDFIITNSEKEALILESNLIKKYKPKYNVYFRDDKQYLLFVLNKKEKYPSLKISRRFSKDDIVFGPFTSAYKARETMRIINKIFKLKKCNNKNFKNRVRPCLQYHLQRCFAPCCYKVDEKKYWEEVRKVELFLKGEKRDLISLLEKQMWNYANNFDFERAALLRDQIQAISSSLEKQVVVYFKNESIDVFYLKIHKENIYLSILYVREGRVIDKDNFNFSNIILKDKNELWFFILSQFYLFKQQLPAKIVVSEHIDSKNIVNFFKYKFNKDVKIMLPKNKDILSLLDIAKKNIYFNFKQKIKLYDCDLLNFIFADKKIYSIEAIDISHFYGQYTYLASIVFKGNKFIRDEYRLFKFDNINGNDFLPYKLFLQKKKEKKTWPDLFLIDGGKGHLQYFLKVLKEIQAPKDIEVLAIAKGSSRRLGNLDDKIYSKYEQDHLELKNDLLLFLQSLRDEAHRFVLQAQTKKYSKEKIDDILLKVKGIGPNTALNLWQKFKTLENILNASPQDLQKVNGIGPQKALYFYKQFNKVKSCLYKS; encoded by the coding sequence ATGAACAAGTTAACATGTAATGTCCCAAAAGAACCCGGTGTTTATTTAATGAAAGATGAAAATGATAGGATTATTTATGTAGGAAAGGCAAAAAATTTATATAAAAGAATAAGTAGCTATTTTAGAAGTCAGAATGATTTAAAAGTCAAAAAGATGGTGTCTAAAGTAAAAAATATAGATTTTATTATCACTAATTCAGAAAAAGAAGCATTGATTTTAGAATCTAATTTAATAAAAAAATATAAACCAAAATATAATGTTTATTTTAGAGATGATAAACAGTATTTGTTATTTGTTTTAAATAAAAAAGAAAAATATCCATCTTTAAAAATTTCGAGAAGATTTTCCAAAGATGATATTGTATTTGGACCTTTTACTTCTGCATATAAAGCTAGAGAGACAATGAGGATTATTAATAAAATTTTTAAATTAAAAAAATGTAATAATAAAAATTTTAAAAATAGAGTTCGTCCTTGTCTTCAGTATCATTTACAACGTTGTTTTGCTCCATGTTGTTATAAGGTAGATGAAAAAAAATATTGGGAAGAAGTGAGAAAAGTTGAACTTTTTTTAAAAGGAGAAAAAAGAGATTTAATAAGTTTATTAGAAAAACAAATGTGGAATTATGCTAATAATTTTGATTTTGAAAGGGCTGCTTTGTTACGTGATCAAATTCAGGCTATTTCTAGTAGTTTGGAAAAACAAGTGGTAGTTTATTTTAAAAACGAATCTATAGATGTTTTTTATTTAAAAATACATAAAGAAAATATATACTTGAGTATATTATATGTTAGAGAGGGAAGAGTTATAGATAAAGATAACTTTAATTTTTCTAATATCATTTTAAAAGATAAAAATGAACTGTGGTTTTTTATTTTAAGCCAATTTTATTTATTTAAACAACAGTTACCTGCAAAAATAGTTGTTTCAGAACATATAGATAGTAAAAATATTGTTAATTTTTTTAAATATAAATTTAATAAAGATGTAAAAATTATGTTACCTAAAAATAAAGATATCTTATCGTTATTAGATATTGCTAAAAAAAATATTTATTTCAATTTTAAACAAAAAATTAAGTTATATGATTGTGATTTACTAAACTTTATTTTTGCAGATAAAAAGATATATAGCATAGAAGCTATAGATATTTCTCATTTTTATGGTCAATATACATATTTAGCTTCTATTGTTTTTAAAGGTAATAAGTTTATTAGAGATGAATATAGATTGTTTAAATTTGATAATATAAATGGAAATGATTTTCTACCATATAAGCTTTTTTTACAAAAAAAGAAAGAAAAAAAAACATGGCCAGATTTATTTTTAATCGATGGGGGAAAAGGGCATCTGCAATATTTTTTAAAGGTACTTAAAGAAATACAAGCTCCTAAGGATATTGAAGTATTAGCTATTGCTAAAGGTTCAAGTAGAAGATTAGGTAATTTAGATGATAAAATTTATTCTAAATATGAGCAGGACCATCTTGAATTAAAAAATGATTTATTATTGTTTTTACAAAGCCTAAGGGATGAAGCTCATAGATTTGTTTTGCAAGCTCAAACTAAAAAATATTCCAAAGAGAAAATTGACGATATCCTTTTGAAAGTAAAAGGAATAGGGCCCAATACTGCTTTAAATTTATGGCAGAAATTTAAAACATTAGAAAATATTTTAAATGCTAGTCCGCAAGATTTACAAAAAGTAAACGGTATTGGGCCTCAAAAGGCACTTTATTTTTATAAACAATTTAATAAAGTAAAAAGTTGTCTTTATAAATCTTAA
- a CDS encoding site-2 protease family protein — protein sequence MESLYSSLRELSIFIFPLILGITLHEVGHGYVAYLLGDPTAKNAGRLTLNPLKHLDPIGLLVLIVTRTIGWAKPVPINPNYFKNLKQGLLLVSIAGPLVNFFLALVFWLIFKLSIFFNPFGISFGQVYIVYPVYQISAAGVIVNIILGVFNLIPIPPLDGSKVVAYFLPSSWLPKYLGLEKYGFFIILLFVFTGLLNGFLENTLNIIYKYILS from the coding sequence ATGGAATCACTTTATTCTAGTTTACGAGAGCTATCTATTTTTATTTTTCCACTAATTTTAGGTATCACTCTTCACGAAGTTGGCCATGGATATGTAGCTTATCTTTTAGGTGATCCCACAGCTAAAAATGCTGGGCGTTTGACCTTAAATCCACTTAAACACTTAGATCCTATAGGCCTTCTAGTTCTTATAGTAACAAGAACCATTGGCTGGGCTAAACCAGTACCTATAAATCCTAACTATTTTAAAAATTTAAAACAAGGACTTTTACTAGTCTCCATAGCAGGACCTTTAGTAAACTTCTTTTTAGCTCTTGTTTTCTGGCTTATTTTTAAACTTAGTATTTTTTTTAATCCATTTGGAATATCTTTTGGACAAGTATATATAGTATATCCTGTTTATCAAATATCTGCTGCAGGAGTAATCGTAAATATTATTTTAGGAGTTTTTAATCTTATCCCTATTCCTCCTCTTGATGGAAGTAAAGTTGTAGCTTATTTTCTACCCTCTTCTTGGCTACCTAAATATTTAGGATTAGAAAAATACGGGTTTTTTATTATTCTCTTATTTGTATTTACTGGCCTTTTAAATGGTTTTTTAGAAAATACTTTAAACATTATCTATAAATATATTCTAAGTTAA
- the trpS gene encoding tryptophan--tRNA ligase, whose translation MTKDKIVSGMRPTGPLHLGHYFGVLRNWINFQNEYECYFFVADWHALTSEYNNPQKIKTFITELIKDWFSVGLNPEKCIIFLQSQVKQHAELHLILSMLTPLGWLERNPTYKEVKQELVAKDLNTYGFLGYPVLMASDILIYRPQYVPVGDDQLPHLELTREIARRFNFLYGNTFPEPQAKLTEASRLPGLDGRKMSKSYGNAILLNEDMNSVQKKIMSMLTDTNRKRKTDPGDPNKCNLYPYHKLLTPKEIREEIKLNCTQAKWGCVDCKKILLTNLEKFLIPIHEKRKQIDKDKSLVEEILNKGNKKAQEEAEKTMLLVRKNLNFF comes from the coding sequence ATGACTAAGGACAAAATTGTTTCTGGAATGAGACCCACAGGACCATTACATTTAGGACATTACTTTGGTGTTTTACGAAACTGGATAAACTTTCAAAATGAATATGAATGTTATTTTTTTGTAGCAGACTGGCATGCCTTAACAAGTGAATATAATAATCCTCAAAAAATAAAAACTTTTATTACCGAGTTGATAAAAGATTGGTTTTCTGTAGGATTAAACCCAGAAAAATGCATCATATTCTTACAATCACAAGTAAAACAACATGCGGAATTACACCTTATCTTATCAATGCTTACCCCTTTAGGTTGGTTAGAAAGAAATCCAACTTATAAAGAAGTAAAACAAGAACTAGTTGCAAAAGATTTAAATACCTATGGCTTTTTAGGATATCCTGTTCTTATGGCTTCTGATATTTTAATTTACAGGCCACAATATGTGCCTGTAGGAGACGATCAATTACCTCATCTTGAACTTACTAGAGAAATTGCGAGAAGATTTAACTTTTTATATGGAAACACCTTTCCTGAACCACAAGCTAAATTAACAGAAGCATCACGTCTTCCTGGACTAGATGGTCGTAAAATGAGTAAAAGTTATGGCAATGCTATTCTTTTAAACGAAGATATGAATTCTGTCCAAAAAAAGATAATGTCTATGCTTACCGATACCAATAGAAAACGAAAAACTGATCCAGGAGATCCTAATAAATGTAATTTATATCCTTACCACAAACTCCTTACTCCTAAAGAAATACGAGAGGAAATAAAATTAAACTGTACTCAAGCAAAATGGGGATGTGTTGATTGTAAAAAAATATTACTTACAAATTTAGAAAAATTTCTCATACCTATTCATGAAAAAAGAAAACAAATAGATAAAGATAAATCTTTAGTTGAAGAAATATTAAACAAAGGAAATAAAAAAGCACAAGAAGAGGCTGAAAAAACTATGTTATTGGTTAGAAAAAATTTAAATTTCTTTTAA
- a CDS encoding DNA internalization-related competence protein ComEC/Rec2 — MNKVSLFLWQKCLLFFVLGILTFRFPFYGSILFLALFFIFFQQNKTKLFFCFSLSYISGIFYLYYRLPSFCIEKDLSFFKSKIYVEGCIENILFLPNSYSRIILDNLKFNKNPVGHNLVINLNYQLKQLDIGDKIRGVFKVKPITGLKNKGYFGYSFYWLKKNIFFKTYQYNKKNFVIEKTRSNSWKYFAFKGWKKVKNRILKIFSTLRQYSNEAKALSLIFLLNDKSYLNFNLIEIFRKGGLSHSLALSGLHLSVILLLGFVLSWIIFYIFPNTGLFIPRIKLGIIFSILFSIFYLFLARYPISLVRAEIMFFCWGLLFLFNKKNFFLDGYFLALFFILIYSPQSLFDISFQFSFLAVIGIYLFYTFYISKLNIKFKLARYIFYIFISTVAANLFILPLQVYYFNQIYLSLWVNIIWIPWLSFIIIPSGFLGLIFSFFPYISKIFFHIMLLNLDKFLIFLHYLNKNDLLKIVLSFRPNGYLIILYYIMLSLLFIKKQRYKIYVLLISFSIFVVIIFKLENKFYSKLVIYDVGQGQSILYERKGKRVLIDGGGSFNQNYDFGRKILSKILTYQKRPFLNFVFLTHPDIDHLRGLYYILNNFKYKKFYFNGSLPASSYDKKIFKMILNKVEYQILYKDNLIKISDDDYIRILHPPVDYHFKSKNNNSLVLQVVENGKNNYLICGDIEKDGLKYLASRVENLKSKVLIIPHHGSKTAFYPLFYQKVNPEIVVVSCGFLNHFNFPDKTILTYFQSKNIPLYTTANLGQIDIINLNNKKIKVVFDSKIKQQLTYFCINN, encoded by the coding sequence TTGAATAAAGTAAGTCTTTTTTTATGGCAAAAATGTCTTTTGTTTTTTGTTCTTGGGATCCTTACCTTTAGATTTCCTTTCTATGGTTCTATTTTATTTTTAGCTTTATTTTTTATATTTTTTCAACAAAATAAAACAAAATTATTTTTTTGTTTTTCATTAAGTTATATTAGTGGTATTTTTTACTTATATTATAGGTTACCATCATTTTGTATAGAAAAAGATTTAAGTTTCTTTAAAAGTAAAATATATGTAGAGGGCTGTATTGAAAATATATTATTTCTTCCAAACAGCTATAGTAGAATAATTTTAGATAATTTAAAATTTAATAAGAATCCAGTTGGTCATAATTTAGTTATTAATTTAAATTATCAATTAAAACAATTAGATATAGGAGATAAAATAAGGGGAGTATTTAAGGTTAAACCAATAACTGGATTAAAAAATAAAGGTTATTTTGGTTATAGTTTTTATTGGTTAAAGAAAAATATATTTTTTAAGACATATCAATACAATAAAAAAAATTTTGTAATAGAAAAAACTCGAAGTAATTCGTGGAAATATTTTGCTTTTAAAGGTTGGAAAAAGGTTAAAAATCGTATTTTGAAGATTTTTTCTACCTTGAGGCAATATAGTAATGAAGCAAAAGCGTTATCTTTAATATTTCTTTTAAATGATAAATCTTATTTAAATTTTAATTTGATAGAAATATTTAGAAAAGGGGGGTTGTCTCACAGTTTAGCTTTATCAGGACTTCATTTAAGTGTTATCCTATTATTAGGCTTTGTCTTAAGTTGGATTATATTTTACATTTTTCCCAATACTGGCTTATTTATACCTAGAATAAAGTTAGGTATAATTTTCTCTATTTTATTTTCTATTTTTTATTTATTTCTTGCTCGCTATCCGATCTCTCTTGTGAGGGCAGAAATAATGTTTTTTTGTTGGGGATTATTATTTTTATTCAATAAAAAAAATTTTTTTCTTGATGGTTATTTTTTAGCTCTTTTTTTTATTTTAATTTATTCTCCCCAGTCATTATTTGATATATCTTTTCAGTTTTCTTTTTTAGCTGTTATTGGTATATATTTATTTTATACTTTTTATATATCGAAATTAAATATTAAGTTTAAATTAGCAAGGTATATATTTTATATATTTATTTCAACTGTTGCTGCAAATTTGTTCATTTTGCCATTACAAGTATATTATTTTAATCAAATCTATTTATCTTTATGGGTTAATATTATTTGGATCCCATGGTTATCGTTTATAATTATTCCAAGTGGATTTTTGGGATTAATTTTTTCATTTTTCCCTTATATTTCTAAAATATTTTTTCACATAATGCTTTTAAATTTGGATAAATTTTTAATTTTTTTACATTATTTAAATAAGAACGATTTATTAAAAATTGTTTTATCATTTAGACCAAATGGATATTTAATTATTTTATATTATATAATGCTTTCTCTGTTGTTTATTAAAAAACAGAGATATAAAATTTATGTCCTATTAATATCTTTTTCTATTTTTGTGGTTATAATTTTTAAATTGGAAAACAAATTTTATTCTAAATTAGTTATTTATGATGTTGGTCAAGGTCAATCGATTCTTTATGAAAGAAAAGGAAAAAGGGTTTTGATTGATGGTGGAGGGAGTTTTAATCAAAATTATGATTTTGGAAGAAAGATTTTATCAAAAATATTAACTTATCAAAAGAGACCTTTTTTAAATTTTGTTTTTTTAACTCATCCAGATATAGATCACTTGAGAGGACTTTATTATATATTAAATAATTTTAAATATAAGAAATTTTATTTTAATGGAAGTTTGCCAGCATCTTCTTATGATAAAAAGATTTTTAAAATGATTTTAAATAAAGTAGAGTATCAAATATTATATAAAGATAACCTTATAAAAATCAGTGATGATGATTATATTAGGATTTTACATCCACCTGTGGATTATCATTTCAAAAGTAAAAATAACAATTCTCTTGTATTACAAGTAGTAGAAAATGGGAAAAATAACTATTTAATATGTGGAGATATAGAAAAAGACGGATTAAAGTATTTAGCATCCCGTGTAGAGAATTTAAAATCAAAAGTGCTAATTATACCACATCATGGTAGTAAAACAGCATTTTATCCTTTATTTTATCAAAAAGTTAATCCTGAGATTGTAGTAGTTAGTTGTGGTTTTTTAAACCATTTTAATTTTCCTGATAAAACTATTTTAACCTATTTTCAAAGTAAAAATATTCCTCTCTATACTACAGCTAATTTAGGACAAATAGATATTATCAATTTAAATAATAAAAAAATTAAAGTAGTTTTTGATTCTAAAATAAAACAACAATTGACCTACTTTTGTATCAATAATTAA
- a CDS encoding DNA translocase FtsK encodes MGEKKLFKEAGVIFLIAFTILLVISLLTYSPKDPSFTSSGFINLKVNNKAGLVGAYLAGLLFDLFGLGAFIFVPILFFLIFLILKGHKYFYTWRWISLICLCFCIFTWLCYPYLKTFSFHSISGGGFIGQYLYYFLNHYLKFWGGIIILSTFTIVSVQCTFNFSWLSLFKKLVPTEENGDNFIPQNLPKSKSLSKIKTVKKKVKQDIIESKVNKEQKYLVNSNLKLPDINLLKDVPKQKSSFSSEHLKDLSQKVQQCLEHFGIQGEVEKVTPGPVVSMLEFKPAPGIKVSRIANLSDDLALNLKSSRVRIIAPLPKKDTVGIEIPNPTREYVYLKEILASKVFDIKSNALPLALGKDIQGRPIVVDLAKMPHLLVAGATGAGKSVCLNSFLLSLLFAHPPKSLRLLLIDPKRIELSVYNNLPHLVHPVVTESGLAKVALEWAVAEMEQRYELMAQLGVRNIQTYNQKVEQEDAELPYLVVIIDEMADLMLTGGKEVETSIVRLAQLARAAGIHIILATQRPSVDVVTGIIKANFPARIAFQVSSKHDSRTILDSNGAEYLLGMGDMLFKSSGGELKRVHGAYVGEEDIGRIVEFWQKKQPTQYLIDFQNWKTAQTETELENGRNDIIDDPKYSEAVKYAIENGKVSISLIQRRFRIGFNKAALFIEQMEKDGIIGPQEGSKPRRVLISK; translated from the coding sequence AATTCTGTTAGTTATAAGTTTACTCACTTATTCTCCAAAAGATCCTTCTTTTACTTCTTCTGGCTTTATTAATTTAAAAGTTAATAATAAAGCAGGCTTAGTTGGGGCATATCTGGCAGGCCTGCTTTTTGATTTATTTGGTTTGGGAGCTTTTATTTTTGTTCCTATTCTATTTTTTTTAATTTTTTTAATTTTAAAAGGTCATAAATATTTTTATACTTGGCGCTGGATTAGTTTAATTTGTCTTTGTTTTTGTATTTTTACCTGGCTTTGTTATCCTTATTTAAAAACATTTTCTTTTCACTCTATTTCTGGGGGGGGATTTATAGGGCAGTATTTATACTATTTTTTAAATCATTACCTAAAGTTTTGGGGCGGAATTATAATTTTATCTACTTTTACTATCGTTAGTGTGCAATGTACTTTTAACTTCTCGTGGTTAAGTTTATTTAAAAAATTAGTTCCAACTGAAGAAAATGGAGATAATTTTATTCCCCAAAATTTACCAAAATCCAAAAGTTTATCTAAAATTAAAACAGTTAAAAAGAAAGTAAAACAAGATATTATTGAGTCTAAAGTAAATAAAGAGCAAAAATATCTTGTTAATAGTAATTTAAAGCTACCAGATATTAATTTACTAAAAGATGTTCCAAAGCAAAAATCTTCTTTTTCTTCTGAACATTTAAAAGACTTATCTCAAAAAGTACAACAGTGTTTAGAACATTTTGGAATTCAAGGAGAAGTAGAAAAGGTTACTCCTGGGCCAGTGGTAAGTATGTTAGAGTTTAAACCTGCTCCAGGTATAAAAGTAAGTAGAATAGCAAATTTAAGTGATGACTTAGCCTTAAATTTAAAATCTTCTAGAGTGAGAATTATAGCTCCTTTACCTAAAAAAGATACTGTAGGTATAGAAATTCCTAATCCTACACGAGAGTATGTGTATTTAAAAGAAATTTTGGCAAGCAAGGTCTTTGATATAAAAAGCAATGCTTTGCCCTTAGCCTTGGGTAAAGATATTCAAGGCCGTCCAATAGTAGTCGATTTAGCTAAAATGCCCCACCTTTTAGTTGCAGGTGCTACAGGAGCTGGAAAAAGTGTTTGTTTAAACTCTTTTTTGCTTAGCTTATTATTTGCTCATCCACCGAAAAGTTTAAGATTATTGCTTATAGATCCTAAAAGGATAGAGCTTTCTGTATACAATAATTTACCTCATTTGGTACATCCAGTAGTTACAGAATCAGGTTTGGCTAAAGTAGCGTTAGAATGGGCTGTTGCAGAAATGGAACAAAGATATGAATTAATGGCTCAATTAGGCGTTAGAAATATTCAAACTTACAATCAAAAAGTAGAGCAAGAAGATGCTGAATTACCGTATCTTGTTGTTATAATTGATGAAATGGCTGACTTAATGTTGACTGGGGGAAAAGAAGTAGAAACCAGTATTGTACGGTTAGCTCAGTTGGCTAGAGCTGCAGGAATCCATATTATTTTAGCTACACAGAGACCTTCTGTTGATGTAGTAACAGGTATTATTAAAGCAAATTTTCCTGCTAGAATAGCATTTCAGGTTAGTTCTAAACACGATTCGCGTACTATTTTAGATAGTAATGGGGCTGAATATCTTTTAGGAATGGGAGATATGTTATTTAAATCTAGTGGTGGAGAGTTGAAGAGGGTGCATGGAGCGTACGTTGGAGAAGAAGATATTGGTAGGATAGTAGAATTTTGGCAGAAAAAACAACCTACTCAATATTTAATTGATTTTCAAAATTGGAAAACAGCTCAAACAGAAACTGAATTGGAAAATGGTAGAAATGATATCATAGATGATCCTAAATATTCAGAGGCAGTAAAATATGCTATAGAAAATGGAAAAGTTTCGATTTCTTTAATTCAAAGAAGATTTAGAATTGGATTTAATAAAGCTGCTCTTTTTATTGAACAAATGGAAAAAGATGGGATTATAGGTCCTCAAGAAGGTAGTAAACCTAGACGGGTATTAATTAGTAAATAA